The genomic region GAAGAGCATCGGTTCCCAGGCGCACGCTCCTAAATCCCACGACCCTCAGCCTCCCCCGCGGGGCGCAGAGGCCTGTCAGCCCTACCTGCCTGCCCAGCAGAGAAGGGATGAGGGTcatggggagatggggagggtcATGACGCAGCCTGTGAGCCCCTTTGAGGGTGCGAGGACCTGTCTCCTAAAGGAGGCGTGGGGCCACTCCTGTTCTGAGCCCCGGGCTGCCCCTGTCTCTTGAGAGAGTCGgggtctgagccatcagagatgCCACAGAGGCTAGGAACCTGGCTGTCATCCATCCTGCTGTCGGTCCAGGCTGGTTGGACACAGCAGAGGCCCGCTGGACTCTTCGCGAGCTCGGGGGAGGACAGGGGCTGTGAGAGCCGGGCCTGTGCTTTTTGAAATTTTCCGGGGCCGCTCGGCGGCGCTGCGATTGGCCGCGTCCGAGTAACCTCTATGCAAATGAGGCCGCGCCACCTCCGCGCCGCCGGGGACCCGGCGAGCTGGCGGGCAAGGAAGGGGCATTCGCGCCGGGGCTGGGCGGGCGCACCTGAAGCCGGGCGGGCAGGGACCCCTGCGCAGCTGTCGGGTGCCCGCGTTTCCCCAGCGCAGAGGGGACGCCTCGCCAGCTtcgccgccccctcccccagctcccctccccgcccctcccccccgcctgcctgcctgcacCACCTTCCACCCAGATCATCTCTAAAGGGAGTTCTTGGTTTCCTCCGATTTCTTATGAACCCAGGATGGGCAGCAAGGAAGATGCGGGCAAGGGGTGTCCGGCGGCCGGCGGCGTCTCCAGCTTCACCATTCAGTCCATCCTGGGCGGGGGCCCCTCGGAGGCGCCGAGGGAGCCGGCCGTCTGGCCGGCCAGGAAGCGCAGCCTGTCCGTGTCCTCGGAGGAGGAGGAGCCGGACGACGGCTGGAAGGCACCCGCCTGCTTCTGCCCAGACCCGCACGGCCCCAAGGAGCCCGGCTCCAAGCACCACCCCCCCATCCCCTTTCCTTGCCTGGGTAAGGATCGCAAGCCGCCGGGTCGGCCTGGAGCAAGCTCTAGGGGAGGGAAACTGTGCCGGGGCTCTCGCGTcgggccccccgcccccggccagaGCCGCGGCCGCGAGGGGTCCGGGGCCGAGGGTGGGGACGGGGAGAGGCGCGCTCCTCGCTGACTCCTCCGCCCCGCGGGCGCTCGGGAAGAAACCTGGAACACGGATGCCGCGCGGCGCCGTTTGGGGGAAGGTTGGGTTGAAGGGAGTGTGTTTGTGGGTTTGGCACAGGGCCGGCCGCTCTCAAGGCTCTGCCCGCAATATCCCCTTTGCACATCGGATACTTTCTGCACACGAGGTCTGGAACTCGGATCTGAGCGGTCCGTCCGTCCGTCTCTACCGCAGTCTCCTTCTGcgtccttttcttctctctcttcccctctctcgacctctgcctctctttctcccctcctcctcctcggaATGATTAGCACTCCAAGATGATTGACAATGGTGCCTTTCAGAGATGGTTCCTCTTTACAACATCTGACCGAGGGGAGCCCCGTGTCAGTCCTTAGCGTGATCTCCGAACAAACGGCCTGTGAAACGATGCCACCCTATAAAGCTCAGGGAACTCTTCCAACTCAGTTACTACAAGGCAAAATCATCTTTTACAAAGATGCTAATGTTCCCCCTCCAGACTTGCTCCCCGTGTTGCCACAGGTCCTTTCAGGAAGCTGGGAGCAGAGAGACCCCAGGCTCCAAGTAGCTGGTTCCCTCTCCTGTTGCTTTTCAAAAGCCGGGTGCCGCTTTCTGGGTTTCAGCGAGAGGGCGAGAAGAGTAGGGGCTGAGATCCAGAAAGATGGGAACCAAGGCTGCAGGCGCCAGCCAAGCCCCTGGTCCTAGCAGGAGCTGGGGGTCCCTGAGGCGCCCCAACTCCATGGCCCTCTTGTCTGCTCTCACTCCCCAGGTACCCCCAAGAGCAGCGGAGGCGCGGGGCCGGCGAGCTCGGAGCGcaagcctttcctttcttctgcgcACCCGGACTTTAAGGAAGAGAAGGACAGGCTCCTGGCCGCGGGCTCGCCGTCGCCGGGGCCCGAGCGGCCGCGGGACAGCGGCGGCGCCGAGCGGCAGGCGGGCGCGGCCAAGAAGAAGACGCGCACGGTCTTCTCGCGCAGCCAAGTGTACCAGCTCGAGTCCACCTTCGACATGAAGCGCTACCTGAGCAGCTCGGAGCGCGCCTGCCTCGCCTCCAGCCTGCAGCTCACCGAGACCCAGGTCAAGACTTGGTTCCAGAACCGCCGCAACAAGTGGAAGCGGCAGCTCTCTGCCGAACTGGAGGCGGCCAACATGGCGCACGCGTCGGCGCAGACTCTGGTGGGCATGCCGCTGGTGTTCCGGGACAGCTCGCTGCTGCGCGTGCCGGTGCCGCGCTCGCTCGCCTTCCCCGCGCCGCTCTACTACCCGGGCAGCAACCTCTCGGCCTTACCTCTCTACAACCTCTACAACAAGCTCGACTACTGAGAGCGGCCCCCCGGCCCCGCGCCGCGCGCCCTCCCGCCCGCTCCCCGCCAGGCGGGCGcgggctgcccccaccccccactccggAGCAGGCGGCGCGTTTCCAGAAATATTACGAAATACACCATGTGTATTCATTATCTCTTATTTATGGCTTCTGCCCTACTTTGGTTTGATTGTTTCTGGTATTTATCGGCATCCCTCCAGCCAGATCATTTGCTCTCTACCCGCCCCCCCAAACAAACCAATACATTTTGAAAACCATTTTGGAGGCGACGTTCTAGGGTGGTGGTCGGACAGGGAGTTTCGGTGAGATCGACACTGGCCggtaggacaaaaaaaaaaaaaaatcaggaaaaaacctCCACCAAACCAGATACATTCTTCTCCCTGTATATACACCTGTATATATGTACACGCACACACGGCCGGCCAAGCCAGTCCTTGAGGGCTTTGAACAATGATCTCAACGCCTCTTTCCATTTCCCTTGTCCCGAGAATGGAGAGGGGCGAAAGGGGGATAAATTTCAgatctgtaaatatttttaaaaagaaaaaataaaacattttaagcatCGTTGCTAACTTTGGTGCAATTGATTGGCCGGCGTGTTAACGCGCAGGTTTTTGTCGCTTTTCCACGGACAGTGCGTCAGAGGAGGTCTGGCTCGCCCCACCTGGAAGGTGGGGCGGAGGTCAGAGGTTAAAGGTCGGGCGCCGCCGAGATGACACGTGGGTTGGAGGCGCACCCCATTCCACTAGCCTGTGCCCTAGTCTCCGCGCGGGCGGGATCCAGCTCCCGGGGCGCCGAGAGGGAGAGATGCGGGGCTGCAGTTGCCAAAGCAGTTGCCTCCTGGAACGAGCTTCTTTCTAGTCCTGGGAGCGGCTTGGGGCTGGCGGCAGCACTGGGCCGTGCGACGTAGTCCAGTCAGTGACAGGAGCCTCCTCTCCGAGGGCACCGGGCAGGTGGGGCGGCCCTGCCTGGATCAGGTGTCCAGCTGGGTTTGCTCGTCCCCCAACCTGGCGCGACAAGACTTACAGCCGCTCGCAGTTCCCAAGCCGGTGGCAGGGTTGCGCGTCCGGCGCGGCGCAGGAACAGGGCACAGAGAGGCGGCCCTTCGGCCGAGGAGGGATGAGGCCCGAGACCGCGCAAAGAAAGCTCAGAAGGCAAAGGCTCCTCCccacactttttgttgttgttcgtgGTTTTGCATGGAGCGTGGCTAAGTGGCCCGGTGTCGGGCAGGCACGTGGCAGCTGGCACTTAAGGGAACCTTGATGCGCTGTCTGCGCGCCCACGGACTTCAGCGCCCCAACACCTGCCGCCGCACCCTGGCTTGGGAGGGCGCGGCATCAAGAGGACAGAGGCGCGCGAGTGTCATGCAAATCGCAGGCTTGCAGTGTGAGACCGCAGCCACCTGTTCGTTGTAAAACgtcggaaaaaaaaaatagcctgagCTTTCAGGAGGCTGACGGTTCAGTGTCACGTGAGGCGAGCTCCCGGGTTCTCCGGCCCGAGCTACTCCTTACCCGCTGCTAAGGTGCTGGGAGGCCTGATCTCATCCTCTAGAAGGAAAACCTCGACTTGATGGACCGGTCTCTTGGAGTCAAGAG from Muntiacus reevesi chromosome 2, mMunRee1.1, whole genome shotgun sequence harbors:
- the HMX2 gene encoding homeobox protein HMX2; amino-acid sequence: MGSKEDAGKGCPAAGGVSSFTIQSILGGGPSEAPREPAVWPARKRSLSVSSEEEEPDDGWKAPACFCPDPHGPKEPGSKHHPPIPFPCLGTPKSSGGAGPASSERKPFLSSAHPDFKEEKDRLLAAGSPSPGPERPRDSGGAERQAGAAKKKTRTVFSRSQVYQLESTFDMKRYLSSSERACLASSLQLTETQVKTWFQNRRNKWKRQLSAELEAANMAHASAQTLVGMPLVFRDSSLLRVPVPRSLAFPAPLYYPGSNLSALPLYNLYNKLDY